From one Streptomyces sp. ICC1 genomic stretch:
- a CDS encoding phosphoenolpyruvate carboxykinase (GTP): MARDIAAGTTSDVPTNHQELVSWVGDIAALTQPDRIVWCDGSESEYEALCEELVSKGTFKKLDPAKRPNSYYAASDPSDVARVEDRTFICSEKEEDAGPTNHWKAPSEMKALFTGEGGFAGKGEEGGIFRGSMKGRTMYVVPFCMGPLGSELSAIGVEITDSAYVAVAMRTMTRMGKPVLDELGTDGFFVKAVHTLGAPLAEGQADVPWPCNTTKYISHFPETREIWSYGSGYGGNALLGKKCYALRIASVMARDEGWLAEHMLILKLTPPASAAGSVEPRYIAAAFPSACGKTNLAMLEPTIPGWTVETVGDDIAWMRFGEDGRLYAINPEAGFFGVAPGTGEHTNANAMKTMYANTVFTNVALTPDGSDVWWEGMTEEAPARLIDWKGNDWTPESDTPAAHPNARFAVPASQCPTIADEWEDPKGVPISAILFGGRRASAVPLVTESFDWNHGVFIGSNIASEKTAAAEGKVGELRRDPFAMLPFCGYNMGDYMGHWVDVAKGKDQSKLPKIYYVNWFRKNDAGKFVWPGFGENSRVLKWIVERLDGTAEGVETPIGILPTVASLDTDGLDLPAADLEFLLTVDKEVWRDEASLVPAHLNTYGDHTPKELWDQYEALVERLG; encoded by the coding sequence GGCACCACTTCCGACGTCCCGACCAACCACCAGGAGCTGGTCTCCTGGGTCGGCGACATCGCGGCCCTCACCCAGCCGGACCGCATCGTCTGGTGTGACGGCTCGGAGTCCGAGTACGAGGCCCTCTGCGAGGAGCTCGTCTCCAAGGGCACCTTCAAGAAGCTGGACCCGGCCAAGCGCCCGAACTCGTACTACGCCGCCTCCGATCCCTCCGACGTCGCGCGCGTCGAGGACCGGACCTTCATCTGCTCCGAGAAGGAGGAGGACGCGGGCCCGACCAACCACTGGAAGGCCCCCTCCGAGATGAAGGCCCTTTTTACCGGTGAGGGGGGCTTCGCCGGCAAGGGCGAGGAGGGCGGCATCTTCCGCGGCTCCATGAAGGGCCGCACCATGTACGTGGTGCCCTTCTGCATGGGCCCGCTCGGCTCCGAGCTCTCCGCGATCGGCGTCGAGATCACCGACTCCGCCTACGTCGCCGTCGCCATGCGCACCATGACCCGCATGGGCAAGCCCGTCCTCGACGAGCTCGGCACCGACGGGTTCTTCGTCAAGGCCGTCCACACCCTCGGCGCTCCGCTCGCCGAGGGCCAGGCCGACGTGCCGTGGCCGTGCAACACCACCAAGTACATCTCGCACTTCCCCGAGACCCGCGAGATCTGGTCCTACGGATCGGGCTACGGCGGCAACGCCCTGCTCGGCAAGAAGTGCTACGCGCTGCGCATCGCGTCCGTCATGGCGCGCGACGAGGGCTGGCTCGCCGAGCACATGCTGATCCTCAAGCTCACCCCGCCGGCCTCCGCCGCCGGCTCGGTCGAGCCCAGGTACATCGCCGCCGCGTTCCCGAGCGCCTGCGGCAAGACGAACCTGGCCATGCTGGAGCCCACGATCCCCGGCTGGACCGTCGAGACCGTCGGTGACGACATCGCCTGGATGCGCTTCGGCGAGGACGGTCGCCTGTACGCGATCAACCCCGAGGCCGGCTTCTTCGGCGTCGCGCCCGGCACCGGCGAGCACACCAACGCCAACGCCATGAAGACGATGTACGCCAACACCGTCTTCACCAACGTCGCGCTCACCCCCGACGGCTCCGACGTCTGGTGGGAGGGCATGACCGAAGAGGCGCCCGCCCGCCTCATCGACTGGAAGGGCAACGACTGGACCCCGGAGAGCGACACCCCGGCGGCCCACCCCAACGCCCGCTTCGCCGTCCCGGCCTCCCAGTGCCCGACGATCGCCGACGAGTGGGAGGACCCCAAGGGCGTCCCGATCTCCGCGATCCTCTTCGGCGGCCGCCGCGCCTCCGCCGTGCCGCTGGTCACCGAGTCCTTCGACTGGAACCACGGCGTCTTCATCGGCTCGAACATCGCGTCCGAGAAGACCGCCGCCGCCGAGGGCAAGGTCGGCGAGCTGCGCCGCGACCCCTTCGCCATGCTGCCGTTCTGCGGCTACAACATGGGCGACTACATGGGTCACTGGGTCGACGTGGCCAAGGGCAAGGACCAGTCCAAGCTCCCGAAGATCTACTACGTGAACTGGTTCCGCAAGAACGACGCGGGCAAGTTCGTGTGGCCCGGCTTCGGCGAGAACAGCCGCGTCCTGAAGTGGATCGTCGAGCGCCTCGACGGCACCGCGGAGGGCGTGGAGACCCCGATCGGCATCCTGCCGACCGTGGCCTCCCTGGACACCGACGGCCTGGACCTGCCCGCCGCCGACCTGGAGTTCCTCCTCACGGTCGACAAGGAGGTCTGGCGCGACGAGGCCTCGCTGGTCCCGGCGCACCTGAACACCTACGGCGACCACACGCCGAAGGAGCTGTGGGACCAGTACGAGGCCCTGGTCGAGCGCCTCGGCTGA